The Thermoclostridium stercorarium subsp. stercorarium DSM 8532 genome contains a region encoding:
- the secD gene encoding protein translocase subunit SecD, with amino-acid sequence MQKYGILKLVSVILVITVCAFLAYNEVKKNNIRTGIDIRGGIYAVLEPDIDKSSLTDDEIDKGLESAKTILGKRLDAKNIFDRSINIDSVNDRIIIEIPWAAGETNFNPQDQLNELGKTALLTFQEVDEDKVDENGIYLPTGKIIIQGNQVKDANAAPYQEQGSWVVALELDESGSEAFAEATGRLVGKPIAIFMDDQLISAPIVNQKIEGGKAIITGMANAEEAAELAATIRSGALPFRLVATKVDSISPQLGEGAMNVAVKAGIIGFLLVCLFMILVYRLPGVIASIALFGLAVLTILSVAWTGISITLPGIGGIILSIGMGVDANCVIYERIKEELRAGKTLRSAIDQGFHRAFAAVLDSNVTTLISAVVLYALGSGPIKGFALTLGIGVAISFLTAVTATKLMLEGVSGIGAFKNKWLYGVK; translated from the coding sequence ATGCAAAAATACGGCATACTGAAGCTGGTTTCGGTTATTCTTGTGATTACAGTATGCGCATTTCTGGCTTACAACGAGGTGAAGAAGAACAATATCCGCACCGGAATAGATATCCGCGGAGGAATATATGCAGTACTGGAACCGGATATTGACAAGTCTTCACTTACCGACGACGAAATCGATAAGGGACTGGAATCTGCGAAAACAATTCTTGGAAAAAGACTTGACGCAAAAAACATATTTGACCGCAGCATAAACATAGACAGCGTTAATGATCGTATAATTATTGAAATTCCATGGGCAGCGGGGGAAACAAACTTTAACCCGCAGGATCAGCTTAATGAACTTGGAAAAACCGCTCTTTTAACATTCCAGGAAGTTGATGAGGATAAGGTTGACGAAAACGGAATTTATTTACCCACCGGTAAAATAATTATTCAGGGAAATCAGGTAAAAGATGCAAACGCAGCGCCGTACCAGGAACAGGGTAGCTGGGTCGTTGCCCTTGAACTGGATGAATCAGGTTCCGAAGCTTTCGCCGAAGCAACAGGGCGGCTGGTTGGAAAGCCAATAGCCATATTTATGGATGATCAGCTGATTTCAGCTCCTATTGTAAATCAGAAGATTGAAGGCGGAAAAGCCATCATAACCGGAATGGCCAATGCGGAAGAAGCCGCAGAGCTTGCCGCGACAATACGTTCCGGAGCGCTTCCGTTCAGGCTGGTTGCAACAAAGGTGGATTCAATAAGCCCTCAGCTCGGCGAAGGGGCGATGAATGTTGCAGTCAAAGCCGGAATAATAGGTTTTTTGCTTGTATGCCTTTTTATGATTCTGGTATACAGGCTCCCGGGTGTAATTGCAAGCATAGCCTTGTTTGGGCTTGCGGTTTTGACGATATTGTCGGTTGCATGGACCGGAATCTCCATTACTTTGCCCGGTATAGGCGGTATTATTCTTTCCATTGGTATGGGCGTGGATGCCAACTGTGTTATTTATGAAAGGATTAAGGAAGAATTAAGAGCGGGAAAAACATTGAGATCAGCGATAGATCAGGGATTCCACCGTGCATTTGCCGCGGTTTTGGACTCTAACGTTACTACTCTGATATCTGCCGTTGTTTTGTATGCGCTGGGGTCAGGTCCCATAAAGGGATTTGCATTGACACTTGGTATTGGTGTGGCAATAAGCTTCTTAACGGCTGTAACCGCAACAAAATTAATGCTTGAAGGAGTGTCAGGAATCGGCGCTTTCAAAAACAAATGGCTGTATGGAGTAAAATAA